One window of Triticum dicoccoides isolate Atlit2015 ecotype Zavitan chromosome 5A, WEW_v2.0, whole genome shotgun sequence genomic DNA carries:
- the LOC119302232 gene encoding uncharacterized protein At2g33490-like isoform X1 yields the protein MKSSLRKLRGFALQRHEQRVDRHRDHSTAAKAADELLAAAQDMADMRNCYDNLLAVAAAIANSSYEFSEALQEMGTCLLKRVTPTKDGINDKVLLLLGKSQFELRKLVDSYRVHVLTTITTPSQSLLNELQTVEEMKRQCDEKRELFEVLLNAQKEKGRSKNSKGDPAASQQLKQAQEDYQEEATLFLFRLKSLKQGQFRSLFTQAARHHAAQLNLFRKGVKSLEAVEPHVRLAAEQQHIDHQFSALEDEDYSVEDENDDDYNDSHDGELSFDYGESKETAEAGHASRSPTEEFFDRSKGDYSSFPGERQRPVSQSAPLFPEKKLETAERVKELRRSATRKIHTYVLPTPNDVQATSQTVTGNPTSGSPIESKSVFHSSPLNPSTHMGELRDNKLPSPARLSNAQSVLKESNTNTAEIRTMLPAVDPALPGYNNLKTSDNKKVKRGSFSGPIPLRSRSTENIDAAAARHSSAHQPTIHVRVSPSSSPPPISSPRIKELHELPRPPTGASRNTAFSSLVAHSAPLVPNSAPLASRGHAGQDHFNFRARQTPPSAPQTASPLPTPPGPISRSFSIPSRGIRTGISDGKETEDHQDKGAARMSLSSLPSTQTFLEDRQPLPAAAESVSRT from the exons ATGAAGTCGTCGCTGCGGAAGCTGCGCGGGTTCGCGCTGCAGCGCCACGAGCAGCGGGTGGACCGCCACCGCGACCACTCCACCGCCGCCAAGGCCGCGGacgagctcctcgccgccgcccag GATATGGCAGATATGAGGAACTGCTATGATAACTTGCTTGCTGTTGCAGCAGCAATAGCAAACAGTTCATATG AATTCTCTGAAGCACTACAAGAAATGGGGACTTGTTTACTGAAGAGAGTTACACCAACTAAAGATGGAATTAATG ATAAGGTTTTGCTGTTGCTCGGGAAATCGCAGTTTGAGCTTCGGAAACTTGTAGATAGTTAT CGTGTTCATGTTCTTACTACCATTACCACTCCATCACAGTCCCTACTTAATGAGCTTCAAACTGTAGAG GAAATGAAGCGACAGTGTGATGAAAAAAG AGAATTGTTCGAAGTCTTGCTAAATGCGCAGAAAGAAAAGGGAAGATCTAAGAATTCCAAAGGTGATCCTGCTGCATCACAGCAATTGAAACAAGCTCAGGAAGATTATCAAGAGGAAGCAACTCTTTTTCTGTTCCGGTTAAAGTCATTGAAGCAAGGACAGTTTCGAAGTCTTTTCACACAAGCTGCTCGGCACCATGCCGCCCAG TTAAATTTATTCAGAAAGGGTGTCAAGTCTCTTGAGGCTGTGGAGCCACATGTTAGGCTTGCTGCCGAGCAACAACACATCGATCATCAGTTCAGTGCACTTGAAGATGAGGATTACTCTGTTGAAGATGAAAATGATGACGATTACAATGACAGTCATGATGGAGAACTCTCTTTTGATTATGGAGAAAGTAAGGAAACTGCAGAAGCTGGTCATGCTTCCCGTAGTCCTACAGAG GAATTTTTTGATAGAAGCAAAGGAGATTATTCCTCTTTTCCTGGTGAAAGACAAAGACCTGTAAGCCAGTCAGCTCCACTTTTTCCTGAAAAAAAGCTTGAGACAGCGGAAAGAGTAAAAGAGTTGCGGCGTTCTGCAACGAGGAAGATACATACTTATGTTTTGCCTACTCCAAATGATGTTCAAGCCACCTCTCAGACAGTCACAGGAAATCCTACAAGTGGATCTCCTATTGAGAGCAAaagtgttttccattcatctccgctCAACCCAAGCACACATATGGGAGAATTGAGAGACAATAAGCTACCAAGTCCTGCCAGATTATCTAATGCACAGTCTGTGCTGAAAGAAAGCAATACCAATACAGCAGAAATAAGGACAATGCTCCCAGCTGTTGATCCGGCTTTACCAGGCTATAACAATTTGAAGACTTCTGACAACAAAAAAGTGAAGAGGGGGTCCTTTTCTGGTCCGATTCCTCTCCGATCAAGGTCAACAGAGAATATTGATGCTGCCGCCGCAAGGCACAGCTCTGCACATCAGCCAACAATTCATGTGAGAGTATCACCCAGTTCCTCCCCGCCACCCATATCCTCACCCAGAATTAAGGAGCTTCACGAGCTACCGCGACCGCCCACTGGTGCATCAAGAAATACAGCATTTTCTAGTTTAGTCGCTCACTCTGCGCCGTTGGTACCAAATTCTGCCCCGTTGGCATCCAGAGGCCACGCAGGGCAGGACCATTTTAATTTTAGGGCCAGGCAAACACCACCAAGTGCTCCACAAACTGCATCGCCTTTACCAACGCCGCCTGGGCCTATATCCCGCAGTTTTTCTATACCTTCTAGGGGCATTAGAACAGGTATTTCAGATGGCAAAGAAACAGAAGATCATCAAGATAAGGGGGCTGCTAGAATGAGCCTCTCTTCTCTTCCTTCAACTCAAACATTCTTGGAGGATCGTCAACCTTTGCCAGCAGCTGCCGAGTCAGTTAGCAGAACATAG
- the LOC119302232 gene encoding uncharacterized protein At2g33490-like isoform X2: MPPDKVLLLLGKSQFELRKLVDSYRVHVLTTITTPSQSLLNELQTVEEMKRQCDEKRELFEVLLNAQKEKGRSKNSKGDPAASQQLKQAQEDYQEEATLFLFRLKSLKQGQFRSLFTQAARHHAAQLNLFRKGVKSLEAVEPHVRLAAEQQHIDHQFSALEDEDYSVEDENDDDYNDSHDGELSFDYGESKETAEAGHASRSPTEEFFDRSKGDYSSFPGERQRPVSQSAPLFPEKKLETAERVKELRRSATRKIHTYVLPTPNDVQATSQTVTGNPTSGSPIESKSVFHSSPLNPSTHMGELRDNKLPSPARLSNAQSVLKESNTNTAEIRTMLPAVDPALPGYNNLKTSDNKKVKRGSFSGPIPLRSRSTENIDAAAARHSSAHQPTIHVRVSPSSSPPPISSPRIKELHELPRPPTGASRNTAFSSLVAHSAPLVPNSAPLASRGHAGQDHFNFRARQTPPSAPQTASPLPTPPGPISRSFSIPSRGIRTGISDGKETEDHQDKGAARMSLSSLPSTQTFLEDRQPLPAAAESVSRT, encoded by the exons ATGCCCCCAGATAAGGTTTTGCTGTTGCTCGGGAAATCGCAGTTTGAGCTTCGGAAACTTGTAGATAGTTAT CGTGTTCATGTTCTTACTACCATTACCACTCCATCACAGTCCCTACTTAATGAGCTTCAAACTGTAGAG GAAATGAAGCGACAGTGTGATGAAAAAAG AGAATTGTTCGAAGTCTTGCTAAATGCGCAGAAAGAAAAGGGAAGATCTAAGAATTCCAAAGGTGATCCTGCTGCATCACAGCAATTGAAACAAGCTCAGGAAGATTATCAAGAGGAAGCAACTCTTTTTCTGTTCCGGTTAAAGTCATTGAAGCAAGGACAGTTTCGAAGTCTTTTCACACAAGCTGCTCGGCACCATGCCGCCCAG TTAAATTTATTCAGAAAGGGTGTCAAGTCTCTTGAGGCTGTGGAGCCACATGTTAGGCTTGCTGCCGAGCAACAACACATCGATCATCAGTTCAGTGCACTTGAAGATGAGGATTACTCTGTTGAAGATGAAAATGATGACGATTACAATGACAGTCATGATGGAGAACTCTCTTTTGATTATGGAGAAAGTAAGGAAACTGCAGAAGCTGGTCATGCTTCCCGTAGTCCTACAGAG GAATTTTTTGATAGAAGCAAAGGAGATTATTCCTCTTTTCCTGGTGAAAGACAAAGACCTGTAAGCCAGTCAGCTCCACTTTTTCCTGAAAAAAAGCTTGAGACAGCGGAAAGAGTAAAAGAGTTGCGGCGTTCTGCAACGAGGAAGATACATACTTATGTTTTGCCTACTCCAAATGATGTTCAAGCCACCTCTCAGACAGTCACAGGAAATCCTACAAGTGGATCTCCTATTGAGAGCAAaagtgttttccattcatctccgctCAACCCAAGCACACATATGGGAGAATTGAGAGACAATAAGCTACCAAGTCCTGCCAGATTATCTAATGCACAGTCTGTGCTGAAAGAAAGCAATACCAATACAGCAGAAATAAGGACAATGCTCCCAGCTGTTGATCCGGCTTTACCAGGCTATAACAATTTGAAGACTTCTGACAACAAAAAAGTGAAGAGGGGGTCCTTTTCTGGTCCGATTCCTCTCCGATCAAGGTCAACAGAGAATATTGATGCTGCCGCCGCAAGGCACAGCTCTGCACATCAGCCAACAATTCATGTGAGAGTATCACCCAGTTCCTCCCCGCCACCCATATCCTCACCCAGAATTAAGGAGCTTCACGAGCTACCGCGACCGCCCACTGGTGCATCAAGAAATACAGCATTTTCTAGTTTAGTCGCTCACTCTGCGCCGTTGGTACCAAATTCTGCCCCGTTGGCATCCAGAGGCCACGCAGGGCAGGACCATTTTAATTTTAGGGCCAGGCAAACACCACCAAGTGCTCCACAAACTGCATCGCCTTTACCAACGCCGCCTGGGCCTATATCCCGCAGTTTTTCTATACCTTCTAGGGGCATTAGAACAGGTATTTCAGATGGCAAAGAAACAGAAGATCATCAAGATAAGGGGGCTGCTAGAATGAGCCTCTCTTCTCTTCCTTCAACTCAAACATTCTTGGAGGATCGTCAACCTTTGCCAGCAGCTGCCGAGTCAGTTAGCAGAACATAG
- the LOC119302231 gene encoding pyruvate dehydrogenase E1 component subunit beta-2, mitochondrial, whose translation MLGAARRQLGSGPMLGQVLRRLRPAAAASTEAARGYSSAAKEITVRDALNSALDEEMSADPSVFLMGEEVGEYQGAYKITKGLLDKYGPDRVLDTPITEAGFTGIGVGAAYQGLRPVIEFMTFNFSMQAIDHIINSAAKSNYMSAGQINVPIVFRGPNGAAAGVGAQHSQCYAAWFAHVPGLKVLAPYSSEDARGLLKAAIRDPDPVVFLENELLYGESFPVSDEVLDSSFALPIGKAKIEREGKDVTITAFSKMVGYALQAAEILSKEGISAEVINLRSIRPLDRAAINASVRKTNRLVTLEEGFPQHGVGAEICMSVVEESFEYLDAPIERIAGADVPMPYAANLERLAVPQIEDIVRAARRACYRALPMAATA comes from the exons ATGCTGGGCGCCGCGAGGAGGCAGCTCGGATCCGGCCCC ATGCTGGGACAGGTGCTGCGGAGGCTccgcccggcggcggcggcgtccacgGAGGCGGCAAGGGGGTACTCCTCCGCGGCCAAGGAG ATCACTGTACGTGACGCGTTGAACTCTGCCCTAGATGAAGAAATGTCTGCTGATCCTTCTGTCTTTTTGATGGGTGAAGAG GTTGGAGAATATCAAGGTGCATACAAG ATTACGAAGGGCTTGCTTGACAAGTATGGTCCTGATAGGGTTCTTGATACCCCAATCACTGAG GCTGGTTTTACAGGCATTGGTGTTGGCGCAGCTTATCAAGGTCTTCGGCCAGTCATAGAGTTCATGACATTTAATTTCTCAATGCAG GCAATCGATCATATCATCAACTCAGCTGCCAAGTCAAACTACATGTCAGCTGGTCAGATAAATGTCCCAATTGTTTTCAGAGGACCAAATGGTGCTGCTGCTGGTGTTGGTgctcaacactcacag TGTTATGCAGCTTGGTTTGCGCATGTTCCAGGACTTAAGGTTCTGGCTCCATATTCTTCAGAAGATGCCAGAGGCTTGCTAAAAGCTGCAATTAGGGATCCTGATCCCGTTGTTTTTCTGGAAAATGAATTACT CTATGGAGAGTCAttccctgtttctgatgaagtgctTGATTCTAGTTTTGCTCTGCCGATTGGCAAAGCTAAG ATAGAACGCGAGGGTAAAGATGTTACGATTACTGCATTCTCCAAGATGGTCGGCTATGCTCTTCAG GCTGCTGAGATACTGTCCAAGGAAGGAATCAGTGCTGAG GTGATCAACCTTCGATCAATTAGGCCACTGGATAGAGCCGCCATAAATGCATCTGTTAGGAAAACAAATAGATTGGTGACTCTTGAAGAAGGCTTCCCCCAGCATGGTGTTGGTGCTGAGATATG CATGTCTGTTGTAGAAGAAAGCTTCGAGTATCTTGATGCTCCAATTGAGAGGATTGCTGGAGCTGATGTACCCATGCCCTATGCTGCCAACCTTGAGAGATTGGCTGTTCCACAG ATCGAGGATATCGTCCGAGCGGCCAGGCGAGCCTGCTACAGAGCGTTGCCCATGGCGGCAACTGCGTGA